The genomic interval CAGCTCGCCAAAGATTTCAGATCCCCATACGACCAGTACGCTTCACGCAGCCTTGCATACGAGATCATCTCCATCTTAGGCTGGCAGAGCTTTGCCGATTTCTCAAAAGATCTCTTGGCACTCGATTCTTGACTATTGGGATGAACGATGCCCTTGTACCGTGAGTTGGAAGTGCTCACCGAGCGTTTGAGCCCCGTAACACCGGAGGCCAGTGGCTAGACGTGGGCCGTCTAACATCGCACTGGAGCCGACGCCCAATAGCGGGAACGACGGAGGAGCGGAAGCAATTGCTACTGGACGTGGAATTGAAAATTTAAACAGATTAAATAAGGTATATGGAAAAAAATACTGGCGAAAGTTGAAAGGTATTTGCCAGGTGGAACTGGAAGATGGTACAATTTTAGACGTCGAAGTACGCTGGTACGAGAAGAGCATGGCATCGGGAAAAAAGAACTTAAAATCAAAAAATATTTATGAAGAAAAGGCGATTTAAAAACATTTTATGATATGCGTAGATAATCGCGGCGATGAATCATCATTGGAAAAAAGAAAACTATACGAAGTGCTGACTGACAGGATAGCTGAAACACATTGCCATATAAGAGTTGTTGATGAATTGGGCGAAGATTATTTATATCCTGAAAAGTTTTTTGCACCTGTACGATTGCCCCCATATCATAAAAGAAAAATTAGCATCAGAGACAGCATAACATTTCACCTGACCCCTTCCCTTTGCATAAAAAGTTTGCTTCATCTTCATCTGGCAACTTTTCCCCTTTTCCGATTGATATATTTTTTCTTGTGGGTATAGTACTGTTGCAAAATTATACAGCAACATTTTTATATGTACCGTACTATTATTTATTTTCCCTGATAATAGTGTTTTCCACGAATTATCAGGATAATTTATTTTGACAATCAATGGTTGGTATTCATAACGGAGGAGATCATGACAACAACACGAAAGCTGCACATTACCGAGTTTGACAAATCGCGACTCGAAGAACTCATCGCTGTGGCCGAGGAATTCGGTGGTCAAGACAGAAAGGATTTAGCGTCTTTGGCAGAAGAATTGGAGAGGGCGGAAGTCGTGTCGTCCAAAGACGTGCCTGCAGATGTGGTGACCATGAACTCAAAGGTTGTCCTGCGTGATCTGAGTACGTCAGAAAAAATGACCTATGTTTTAGTCTTTCCAAAAGATGCGAACATTGCTGCGGGGGCTATCTCGGTTCTCGCCCCTGTGGGCACGGCGATCCTGGGATACGCCAAAGGAGATGTTGTGGAATGGTCTGTCCCGTCTGGGGTGCGCCGTATCCGCATCGATGACGTTCTTTACCAGCCGGAAGCGGCCAGAGATTATCACTTATAGGTGCCAACAAGGCACTGCACTGGGCGAGGATTCCGATGCGCACCATCCCCGCCAGTGCGCTTTGACATTAATGCGGCTGATGTATACCTTCAAAAAACTAGATACCTACATGGTTATCAAGGCTGACGGCCTAAAAACGAAGATAGATAAAGACATCGATAAGATAAACCCCTTATCCAATCTTACTCCCATTTGGAAAAATCTCATCTTCTTCAACAAATAGATGATATGGCCAACAGACTGGTATCATTTAACAAACCCATCAAGCTTGACTTTAGAGCAAAGTTCGGTCTGCCGGTTGAGAAAAACACAGAGCAACATAAAAGCCAAGGATATACAAAGGAAAATCAAAAGGGCTTTAATTCTTCTAAGTTGTACTGTTCAAAAGAGATGGATTTGTTCATTGCTTAACTAAAAATATTGAATTTCCCACATACAATGTACATAATCGGTCATTACATTACTGTCAAAGAACTCGCCTGCGGGCCTTTTTCGCCTAATTCTTCAGAAAATCGTACCTCCATTCCCTTTTCCAAACGGGCAAAATCATGGTTTAAGACGCTATTTTTGTGAAAATAAATCTCCCGCCCATCGGCAGAAGTAATAAAACCATATCCCTCTTCAGGGAATAAATTGCTGATATGGGCAATGGGTATTTCTTCGTGGTGTTTTACCTTTCCACTCCGCTGAACAACAAAATCTTCCAGCTTCCGGCGCATTGCGTTAAAGGAATCTTTTACCGCCAGGTGAAAGTCTTCGTTTGGCTTGCGTTTTATCACAAGTTCCGTACCGGGAATGGTCACAACAACCTTCACATTATAAAAAAGCCCTTTGTGTTCACGGTGACGAAGGGCTTCCACCACTACCCGACAGCGGATAATCCGGTCATAAGCGGCATCTAACTTTTCCGCATACTTGTGAATATCCGCCTTGTTTGCTTCGGTTAAGTCAAAATCACGTGCAACAATTTCAAGTAAAAAATTCATGACGTCCCTCCCTAAAAATTCCTTGCCATTCTAACGGATAAAAAGCATATCACTATCGTAAAAACGTTCAAGATACTTCCTGTATATGAGGTAAACAACCCCCTTGCTCCCTTAATAAAGGGGAATACGGTACAGTCAGCAAATTGCAGATTGTGGACTGTGGAACGTAGAAATTATTATAAAAACCTCCACTTATTGAGAAGTTCCCTGTCAATAACGTA from Candidatus Kuenenia stuttgartiensis carries:
- the rnk gene encoding nucleoside diphosphate kinase regulator, which gives rise to MTTTRKLHITEFDKSRLEELIAVAEEFGGQDRKDLASLAEELERAEVVSSKDVPADVVTMNSKVVLRDLSTSEKMTYVLVFPKDANIAAGAISVLAPVGTAILGYAKGDVVEWSVPSGVRRIRIDDVLYQPEAARDYHL
- a CDS encoding HPF/RaiA family ribosome-associated protein encodes the protein MNFLLEIVARDFDLTEANKADIHKYAEKLDAAYDRIIRCRVVVEALRHREHKGLFYNVKVVVTIPGTELVIKRKPNEDFHLAVKDSFNAMRRKLEDFVVQRSGKVKHHEEIPIAHISNLFPEEGYGFITSADGREIYFHKNSVLNHDFARLEKGMEVRFSEELGEKGPQASSLTVM